A stretch of Blastocatellia bacterium DNA encodes these proteins:
- a CDS encoding trypsin-like peptidase domain-containing protein, with the protein MQEIQPCPENQQPTKESNNQLFATRVITVKLTAPGLVLALVFILLTGIGIGSIVVNRAGAVTENPTKAMNSEANSPLSLSAAFATATQTIESSVVHITTVDLDAENFSQSSGSGFVIDPTGYILTNYHVVKDATKIKVRFTDSSVLKGSLVGFDEETDLAVVKVSSGKKLKAARIGDSDRVVVGDWVLAIGSPFGLEQTVTAGIISAKERVTDQNRNFQQFLQTDAAINPGNSGGPLVNLSGEVIGINSQIATRRGNFEGVGFAVPAAIFTDVYNQLITTGRVSRGYLGVYPSKVTPQFAQIYGLKDPVGALIHDITEIDGPAAKAGLKSGDVITEFSGHFVKDDRDLVRYIVATRINNPVTVKYLRNGLMQSTSVTLVERQANQQFVNPSNLIQETKPKLAKSDKDILQKLGLAIASLTEIRAKQLGTQTNSGVVVRMVNVDNVAHDAGLRDGDIIKEINKKTVSKEEEFSEAINKLKSGDSLVLFVERNSQLSASHRYISLTIP; encoded by the coding sequence ATGCAAGAAATACAGCCATGCCCAGAAAATCAACAACCTACCAAAGAGTCAAATAACCAACTTTTTGCTACTAGGGTTATTACCGTCAAACTAACTGCACCAGGATTAGTTCTAGCTTTAGTTTTTATCCTCTTAACAGGCATTGGAATAGGTTCTATAGTGGTTAATCGAGCCGGAGCAGTTACAGAAAACCCAACAAAAGCTATGAACTCTGAAGCAAACTCTCCTTTATCGCTTTCTGCGGCTTTTGCTACTGCTACTCAAACTATAGAAAGTAGTGTAGTTCATATTACTACTGTAGATCTTGATGCAGAAAATTTTAGCCAAAGTAGTGGTTCAGGCTTTGTTATAGATCCTACGGGCTATATTTTAACTAATTATCATGTAGTAAAAGATGCTACTAAAATAAAAGTTAGGTTTACAGATAGCTCTGTTTTAAAAGGTAGCTTAGTTGGATTTGATGAAGAAACAGATTTAGCTGTAGTAAAAGTAAGTTCTGGTAAAAAATTAAAAGCTGCTCGTATTGGTGATTCTGATAGAGTAGTTGTGGGTGATTGGGTGCTTGCTATTGGTAGCCCATTTGGGTTAGAACAAACTGTAACAGCAGGCATCATTAGTGCTAAAGAGCGAGTAACAGATCAAAACCGGAACTTTCAACAGTTTCTGCAAACAGATGCAGCAATTAATCCTGGTAATTCTGGTGGGCCACTTGTTAATTTATCAGGGGAAGTAATTGGAATTAATTCCCAAATTGCTACCCGTAGAGGTAATTTTGAAGGAGTTGGTTTTGCTGTACCAGCAGCGATTTTTACAGATGTTTATAATCAACTAATTACTACTGGACGTGTTTCACGCGGCTACTTAGGCGTTTATCCAAGCAAAGTGACTCCACAATTTGCTCAAATTTATGGATTAAAAGATCCTGTTGGTGCATTAATACACGATATAACGGAAATTGACGGCCCGGCAGCAAAAGCAGGCTTAAAAAGTGGGGATGTAATCACAGAATTTAGTGGTCATTTTGTTAAAGATGACCGCGATCTAGTTCGCTATATTGTTGCTACTCGAATAAATAATCCTGTTACGGTAAAATACTTGCGTAATGGCTTGATGCAGTCTACTTCTGTCACCTTGGTAGAAAGACAAGCAAATCAACAATTTGTTAATCCATCAAACTTAATTCAAGAAACTAAACCCAAATTAGCTAAGTCCGATAAAGATATTTTACAGAAATTAGGGCTTGCCATTGCATCATTAACAGAAATAAGAGCTAAACAACTAGGTACTCAAACAAATAGTGGAGTTGTTGTTAGAATGGTAAATGTGGATAATGTAGCTCATGATGCAGGTTTAAGAGATGGCGATATCATTAAAGAAATCAATAAAAAAACAGTTTCCAAGGAAGAAGAATTTAGCGAAGCGATAAATAAACTAAAATCAGGTGATTCACTAGTATTATTTGTAGAAAGAAATTCTCAGTTAAGTGCCTCACATCGTTACATATCGCTGACAATTCCATAA
- a CDS encoding MBL fold metallo-hydrolase gives MQIHKIVVPTPFYVGPVNVYLVRTDPLTLIDVGPNTEEAYQGLCSGLADLGIELKQIKRIIISHAHEDHYGLASRLQEIAGAEVLLHSWEEKKVHNNYDYSEHRKLLKRAGVPQQVIERFEQGYQRFSPLAGSQVSITPVEDEEEIIFEKGSLKVLHTPGHTPGSICLFRESNRELIAADTVIKHISPNPMLHVDPLDNYRRFPSLSEYLCSVSRIKELAPTFIHSGHGHPILDYGEHFHRLVRRTQERQMKVISLLPNRGATAWEISELLFPNVEGMHRYLAVSEAQAHLDMAVADGRLIMEKQDEMECFRIK, from the coding sequence ATGCAAATTCATAAAATTGTTGTTCCTACGCCTTTTTATGTTGGCCCGGTCAATGTTTATTTAGTAAGAACTGACCCTTTAACGTTAATTGATGTTGGCCCAAATACAGAAGAAGCCTATCAAGGGCTATGTAGTGGTTTAGCTGATCTAGGCATTGAACTAAAACAAATTAAACGTATTATTATTTCTCATGCTCATGAAGACCATTATGGACTGGCTTCTCGCCTCCAGGAAATTGCTGGAGCAGAAGTATTGCTACATTCTTGGGAAGAAAAGAAAGTTCATAATAACTATGATTATTCAGAGCATAGAAAACTACTTAAGCGTGCTGGAGTTCCTCAACAAGTAATTGAACGTTTTGAGCAGGGTTATCAACGCTTTTCACCTCTTGCAGGTAGCCAAGTATCTATTACACCTGTTGAAGATGAAGAAGAAATAATTTTTGAAAAAGGCTCGCTTAAAGTTTTACATACCCCAGGTCATACTCCAGGCAGTATTTGTTTATTTAGAGAAAGTAACCGTGAATTAATAGCAGCAGATACAGTAATTAAGCATATTAGTCCAAATCCAATGCTACATGTTGACCCGCTAGATAATTACCGACGGTTTCCTTCCTTAAGTGAATATCTTTGCTCTGTTTCAAGAATTAAAGAACTTGCACCTACTTTTATTCATTCTGGACATGGACATCCAATATTAGATTATGGAGAACATTTTCATCGTTTAGTTCGACGTACTCAAGAAAGGCAAATGAAAGTAATATCTCTTTTACCTAATAGGGGAGCAACTGCATGGGAAATATCAGAATTATTATTTCCCAATGTGGAAGGGATGCACCGTTATTTAGCTGTTTCTGAAGCTCAAGCACATTTAGATATGGCGGTTGCTGATGGTCGTTTAATTATGGAAAAACAGGATGAAATGGAGTGTTTTCGGATAAAATAA
- a CDS encoding thymidine kinase gives MDFFRSEGGWIEVICGSMFSGKSEELIRRLRRAQLARQSVQIFKPEVDTRYSVNHIISHSEIKISAIPVSSAGELFSKVLPDTNVLGIDEAQFFDNDLVDVCNDLANKGRRVIIAGLDQDYLGKPFEPMPQLLAIAEHITKTHAICMKCGSLANYSQRLSHNKERVVLGAGNLYEARCRSCFELPKENNL, from the coding sequence ATGGATTTTTTTCGTAGCGAAGGTGGTTGGATAGAAGTCATTTGTGGCAGTATGTTTAGCGGAAAAAGTGAAGAATTAATTCGCCGTTTACGTCGCGCCCAACTAGCCCGCCAATCAGTACAAATATTTAAGCCAGAAGTTGACACCCGTTATTCAGTTAATCATATTATTTCCCATAGTGAAATAAAAATATCTGCTATTCCTGTGAGCTCAGCAGGAGAACTTTTTTCTAAAGTTTTGCCAGATACTAATGTTTTAGGTATAGATGAAGCACAATTTTTTGATAATGATTTAGTAGATGTTTGTAATGATTTAGCTAACAAAGGTAGACGAGTAATAATTGCTGGACTTGATCAAGATTATTTAGGTAAACCATTTGAGCCAATGCCACAACTACTAGCAATTGCAGAACATATAACTAAAACACATGCTATTTGTATGAAGTGCGGTTCATTAGCTAATTATTCTCAACGGCTTTCACATAATAAAGAACGAGTAGTTTTAGGAGCAGGAAACTTATATGAAGCGCGTTGTCGTAGTTGTTTTGAACTACCAAAAGAAAATAACCTGTAA
- a CDS encoding TlyA family RNA methyltransferase, whose amino-acid sequence MAKERIDKLLVECGLVESRQKAQALILAGQVLANEQLIDKVGHKIDVTSQLRIKGEKLAYVSRSGLKLAAALKTFQIDVTNKLCLDIGASTGGFTDCLLQNNAKHVVALDVGHNQLDWRIRQNERVTVIENVNARYLSTKDFSYLFEIVTVDVSFISLTKILPVVPELITNSANIIALIKPQFEVGPQEVGKGGIVADVNKHKRVIKEVVLAAQELNLSCLGILASPITGMDGNQEFLSHFSNSLTTTAIPLEETLDNLRYPIKE is encoded by the coding sequence GTGGCTAAAGAACGAATTGATAAATTATTAGTAGAATGTGGTTTAGTTGAAAGCAGACAAAAAGCCCAAGCCTTAATCCTAGCAGGCCAAGTCTTAGCCAATGAACAATTAATTGACAAAGTTGGTCATAAAATTGATGTCACCTCCCAACTACGCATCAAAGGTGAAAAACTCGCCTACGTTTCTCGCTCAGGCTTAAAATTAGCAGCAGCACTTAAAACTTTCCAAATTGATGTTACTAATAAATTATGCTTAGATATTGGTGCTTCAACAGGTGGCTTTACTGATTGTTTATTACAAAATAATGCTAAACATGTTGTAGCTTTAGATGTAGGGCATAATCAACTTGACTGGCGTATTCGTCAAAATGAACGTGTAACAGTAATAGAAAATGTTAATGCTCGCTATTTATCTACAAAAGATTTTTCCTATCTCTTTGAAATAGTTACAGTTGACGTTTCTTTTATTTCTTTAACAAAAATCTTGCCTGTAGTTCCTGAGTTAATAACTAATTCTGCAAACATCATAGCTTTAATCAAACCTCAATTTGAAGTTGGGCCACAGGAAGTTGGCAAAGGTGGCATAGTTGCTGATGTAAACAAACATAAGCGAGTAATAAAGGAAGTTGTGTTAGCAGCCCAAGAGCTTAATTTAAGCTGTTTAGGGATACTAGCCTCACCTATTACAGGAATGGATGGTAATCAAGAATTTCTATCACATTTTTCTAATAGCTTGACAACTACAGCAATTCCCCTAGAAGAAACCCTAGATAACTTAAGATATCCTATAAAAGAATAA